A genomic stretch from Candidatus Bathyarchaeia archaeon includes:
- a CDS encoding cyclase family protein produces the protein MIEKIVEALEGCEMIDLSEEVQPNILKVNGRYLRGNQTRKFYLQQFINADDGTYMHFIESESHIGTHVEGPSHLRDDLKSLIEIPLEKFIGEAVVLKFEAETLIKPEHLNKVRENDIVLLWSAGGAYITPKAAEYLVNKRIKMLGIQGIKLEDPKVGRKLITHKLLLENDIPIIEGLTNLDKIRHERIFFIGLPLRISCLDSSWIRAIALEPKI, from the coding sequence ATGATCGAAAAAATAGTTGAAGCTCTTGAAGGTTGCGAGATGATTGATTTGTCCGAGGAAGTTCAACCGAATATCTTAAAGGTTAATGGACGATATTTGCGTGGAAATCAGACTAGAAAATTCTATCTACAGCAATTTATAAATGCTGATGATGGAACATATATGCACTTCATCGAATCTGAATCGCATATTGGCACGCATGTTGAAGGTCCATCACATTTGCGGGATGATCTTAAATCGCTTATAGAGATTCCTCTTGAAAAATTTATTGGTGAAGCAGTTGTCTTGAAATTTGAAGCGGAGACTCTCATAAAGCCTGAGCATCTTAACAAAGTTAGGGAAAATGATATTGTACTTCTCTGGAGCGCTGGTGGAGCATACATAACTCCTAAGGCGGCAGAGTATCTTGTAAATAAACGGATTAAGATGCTCGGTATTCAAGGGATCAAGCTAGAGGATCCTAAGGTGGGAAGAAAATTAATAACTCATAAACTTCTCTTGGAGAATGATATACCAATAATTGAAGGGCTAACTAATCTAGACAAGATTAGGCATGAACGTATATTCTTTATCGGGTTGCCATTAAGAATATCTTGTCTGGATTCCTCATGGATAAGAGCTATAGCGCTTGAGCCCAAAATTTAA
- a CDS encoding class I SAM-dependent methyltransferase family protein, which translates to MSKENIHRIEAYCIKVPKYLGERAINVAAKLNLLNRDLKISRVGDYLFIPLREKPTREKVNEIKQEIPQFEVLVHDFLSQEKMPKSIIDVLEDSLPPYLLASLPRSIDFIGDLAILEIPEELENYKKIIGEAVLKVFKHVRSVLAKSSAVKGIYRTREYEVIAGSENTETIHKEYGCKYFLDPRKVYFSPRLSYERYRVASQVNEGETIIDMFAGVGPFSILIAKTHRNVKIYSIDINPDAIEYLKRNIYVNGVFGKIYPIFGDSREIILNRLCGVADRVIMNLPERAIEYIDVACVALRSSGGIIHYYEFSSGPYAIEEARKRLIDTISNAGRIVEAIISERIVKEVAPYKWQISIDVKVV; encoded by the coding sequence ATGAGTAAAGAGAATATTCATAGAATTGAAGCATATTGCATTAAAGTCCCGAAATATCTTGGTGAGAGAGCTATTAATGTAGCGGCTAAACTTAACCTTCTTAACAGGGACCTAAAAATATCTAGGGTGGGAGACTACCTCTTTATACCTCTCAGAGAAAAACCGACAAGAGAAAAGGTTAATGAAATTAAGCAGGAAATTCCTCAATTCGAAGTATTAGTTCATGATTTTTTGAGTCAAGAGAAAATGCCTAAAAGTATAATTGATGTTTTAGAGGATTCGTTACCTCCATACCTCTTGGCAAGTCTCCCCCGCTCAATAGACTTTATCGGCGACTTAGCTATTCTAGAGATTCCTGAAGAACTTGAAAATTATAAGAAAATAATTGGTGAAGCAGTGCTCAAAGTGTTTAAACATGTAAGATCAGTGCTTGCTAAGTCTAGCGCTGTTAAGGGTATTTATCGCACAAGAGAATATGAGGTTATAGCTGGCTCTGAAAATACTGAAACAATACATAAAGAATATGGATGTAAATACTTTCTTGATCCAAGAAAAGTCTATTTTTCGCCCAGACTGTCTTATGAACGCTATAGGGTTGCGTCACAGGTTAATGAAGGTGAGACCATTATAGATATGTTTGCAGGGGTTGGTCCCTTCTCGATCCTGATAGCTAAAACCCATAGAAATGTAAAAATTTATTCAATTGATATAAACCCTGATGCTATAGAATACTTAAAAAGGAACATTTACGTGAATGGGGTTTTTGGGAAGATTTATCCGATATTTGGCGATTCAAGGGAGATTATTCTAAATAGATTATGTGGAGTGGCTGATAGGGTCATAATGAACCTCCCAGAAAGAGCTATAGAATATATTGATGTTGCATGTGTTGCTCTTAGATCATCAGGCGGAATAATCCACTATTACGAATTTTCTAGCGGTCCATATGCTATTGAGGAAGCGAGGAAGCGACTGATAGATACAATAAGTAATGCTGGAAGGATAGTGGAAGCTATTATTTCAGAGAGAATCGTTAAGGAGGTTGCGCCATATAAATGGCAGATATCAATAGATGTAAAGGTTGTTTAA
- a CDS encoding DUF5695 domain-containing protein — MVLRKMESEHFIITVNEDYGVIREIINPKDKYGTNFAGNEQNNSFVVPPKGPWLGSVNTKYRILREYDLREAKWLEANTSYHHSTDRGIRIKCNRNQVTVSYYDAEADAGGFNIYELSEVFRLDPEDKSFVWELTFINHSPYRIEVGEVSIPLIFNIQCRSPHSYEDRVLIHPFTAGHTSYIYFTRPNGNPPFLLMVPGENTSFEAITGQWNLGMMGQPPPTLFLFSKARAGERKWNEWFNGLHSFILGPGETKTFTIKFYWVNGYEEINEKMYEIGKVAIKIAPSMVVPQNLETYVALKCKKPISQVTSDKWTEITEIKSGYGERILKLRFKKRGQRVLRVIYGDEWLNIPFYSIEDLETLIDRRAAFIMAFQRITDPNDIRRYAFLMWDSENKRILDTAPPLVDFGPGWPRPPKSWMNGCSDEIGFAEPLFLAEKNVYHPNNDEIRALDDYIWNFLYGKLQDPETYAIKRWIWDDPKPGVDRSFNYPHVFNIYHSMYKIAKLYGLTRKTPKDYLLLAYNTAIAFYSDEIVPRWWRNIGHIGQWNLINILDDLKNEGLVNEYNALLEKVDSGAAFFLGTRYTYRSEFAFDTTGYEFTYFIRKYKGKMDLVEDAIKVLLATLHQQPIWWWRGCDIKSLGVYTTAQNAMCLLDAYDENPEKPLLLEVGYAGILAYFSQILSSGEACTGPNWSPDGSPGSYFNPAWSNEYGIGLYPALSILKSYVVKDKDFGLIGYGCRVEEKDGTYIVEPADGIRVRVYIVPLNLKVFVLKSHIDKLEVNKGSKWINLAVSKAHYSVNSFTIMLKGLEAGNYSVSTDEGFEKTITVSDPSEVVKIEAPAFKEKISVSIKLKID; from the coding sequence ATGGTTTTACGGAAAATGGAGAGTGAGCACTTCATTATAACAGTGAATGAAGATTATGGTGTAATAAGGGAAATAATTAATCCGAAGGATAAGTATGGAACAAACTTTGCCGGCAATGAGCAAAATAACAGTTTTGTTGTGCCGCCTAAAGGTCCATGGCTTGGCAGCGTTAATACCAAGTATAGGATCCTTAGGGAATATGATTTAAGAGAGGCGAAATGGCTGGAAGCAAACACAAGCTATCATCATTCTACTGATAGGGGAATAAGAATCAAGTGTAATAGGAATCAAGTAACTGTTTCATATTATGACGCTGAGGCTGATGCTGGCGGATTCAATATTTATGAATTGAGTGAAGTGTTTCGCTTAGATCCGGAAGACAAAAGTTTTGTTTGGGAACTAACGTTTATCAATCATTCTCCCTACCGTATTGAGGTTGGAGAAGTCTCAATCCCCCTAATATTCAATATCCAATGCAGGAGCCCGCACTCATATGAGGATCGTGTCTTAATACATCCCTTCACTGCTGGTCATACATCCTATATTTATTTTACACGACCTAATGGCAACCCGCCATTCCTATTAATGGTTCCAGGTGAAAACACATCTTTTGAAGCCATAACTGGGCAATGGAATCTGGGAATGATGGGGCAGCCTCCACCAACACTCTTCCTCTTCTCAAAGGCTAGGGCTGGTGAGAGAAAGTGGAATGAATGGTTTAATGGATTGCACTCATTTATTTTAGGTCCTGGGGAGACTAAAACTTTCACTATCAAGTTTTACTGGGTTAACGGATATGAGGAAATAAATGAGAAGATGTATGAAATAGGGAAAGTTGCTATTAAAATAGCTCCAAGCATGGTCGTCCCCCAAAATCTTGAGACATATGTAGCCCTAAAGTGTAAGAAGCCCATAAGTCAAGTGACATCTGATAAATGGACTGAAATTACCGAGATAAAAAGTGGTTATGGAGAACGCATATTAAAACTGAGATTTAAAAAGAGGGGACAGCGCGTCTTAAGAGTTATTTATGGAGATGAGTGGCTCAATATTCCCTTTTACTCCATAGAAGACCTAGAGACCTTAATTGATAGGCGAGCGGCTTTCATAATGGCATTCCAGAGAATAACTGACCCAAATGATATAAGGCGGTATGCCTTCCTAATGTGGGATAGCGAGAATAAGAGAATTTTGGATACAGCTCCCCCACTCGTGGATTTCGGTCCAGGATGGCCTCGTCCCCCAAAATCTTGGATGAATGGTTGCAGTGACGAGATAGGTTTTGCTGAACCATTATTTTTGGCGGAAAAGAATGTCTACCACCCGAATAATGATGAGATAAGAGCTCTAGACGATTATATATGGAATTTTCTGTATGGTAAACTTCAGGATCCAGAGACATACGCGATTAAACGTTGGATATGGGATGATCCAAAGCCAGGCGTTGATAGATCATTCAATTATCCACATGTGTTTAACATATACCATAGCATGTATAAAATTGCTAAACTTTATGGCTTAACGAGAAAAACGCCTAAAGATTATCTGCTTCTCGCCTACAATACGGCTATTGCGTTTTATTCAGATGAGATTGTTCCTCGCTGGTGGAGGAATATAGGGCATATAGGGCAATGGAACCTTATCAATATTCTTGACGATTTAAAAAATGAGGGGCTAGTAAACGAGTATAATGCTCTCCTTGAGAAAGTTGATTCAGGCGCGGCCTTTTTCCTAGGAACAAGATATACTTATAGGTCGGAGTTCGCATTTGACACAACTGGCTACGAGTTTACATATTTTATCCGCAAATATAAGGGTAAAATGGATTTGGTTGAAGATGCGATTAAGGTTCTCTTAGCAACTCTACACCAGCAACCCATATGGTGGTGGCGTGGATGCGACATAAAATCATTAGGCGTTTATACAACAGCCCAGAACGCAATGTGCCTATTAGATGCATATGATGAGAATCCTGAAAAACCCCTATTATTAGAAGTAGGTTATGCTGGAATTCTAGCATATTTCAGTCAAATACTTTCAAGCGGAGAAGCATGTACTGGTCCTAATTGGTCACCAGATGGATCACCAGGCTCCTATTTTAACCCAGCATGGTCTAATGAGTACGGCATAGGTCTTTACCCGGCGCTCTCCATACTGAAAAGTTATGTGGTTAAGGATAAGGATTTTGGTTTAATAGGTTACGGCTGTAGGGTTGAAGAAAAAGATGGCACGTATATTGTAGAACCAGCTGACGGAATTCGCGTGCGAGTGTATATTGTTCCGTTAAACTTGAAAGTTTTTGTTCTCAAATCGCACATAGACAAGCTTGAAGTGAACAAGGGGAGTAAATGGATTAACTTGGCAGTGTCAAAAGCGCACTACAGCGTAAATAGCTTCACGATAATGCTAAAGGGTTTAGAAGCAGGAAACTATAGCGTATCTACTGATGAAGGATTTGAGAAAACGATTACGGTGAGCGATCCTTCAGAAGTTGTTAAAATAGAAGCGCCAGCCTTTAAAGAAAAGATTAGTGTAAGCATCAAGCTAAAGATAGATTAA
- a CDS encoding adenosine-specific kinase produces the protein MEIKVVSIDMPKDVNVILGMAHFIKTVEDLYEAMVNSVPGIKFGLAFCESSGECLVRVDGTDEELKRAAAENMLKLGCGHSFIIFMRGAYPINVLNAIKRVPEVCTIYAATANPLQVIVAETEQGRGILGVIDGLKPKGIEDERGIEWRKSLLRRLGYKR, from the coding sequence ATGGAGATTAAAGTGGTAAGCATAGATATGCCTAAAGATGTTAATGTTATTCTTGGAATGGCTCACTTTATAAAAACTGTTGAGGACTTGTATGAGGCGATGGTTAATTCTGTTCCAGGCATAAAATTTGGCTTAGCCTTCTGTGAGAGTAGTGGTGAATGCTTAGTTAGAGTTGATGGAACTGATGAGGAGCTTAAGAGGGCTGCTGCGGAAAATATGCTCAAGCTTGGTTGCGGGCACTCATTCATAATTTTTATGCGGGGAGCATACCCAATAAACGTGCTTAACGCCATAAAGAGAGTCCCGGAAGTTTGCACGATATATGCTGCGACAGCTAACCCGCTTCAAGTTATTGTTGCTGAAACTGAGCAAGGTAGGGGCATACTTGGTGTTATTGATGGATTAAAGCCTAAGGGCATTGAGGATGAAAGGGGAATTGAGTGGCGTAAAAGTCTTCTAAGAAGGTTAGGCTATAAGAGGTAG
- a CDS encoding iron-containing alcohol dehydrogenase — protein MSQNARKTTEKLLWEFKGEDYSFGYNALERLNKYISRIGRRVAVISGKTGRSTGVVDFVIDSLERSGYEVLDVLDGARQNTPKEDVYRLAYQLTKLRCNGVITIGGGSVIDGAKAALILALYGGVIDDYFGTGLVSSKSGGEKIPLIAIQTASSSASHLTKYSNVTDIINCQKKLIVDDSIVPRASIFQYDITKSMPPELTKDGALDGVSHCWEVWMGAAGKANYEKISEVAYTGIKLIIEALPRALRNGEDLDARYALGLGTDLGGYSIMLGGTNGPHLGSFSLVDVLTHGRACAILNPYYTILFSPVIQDQLKKIVKIYAKNGYVDSDKTKLKGRELAEAVAEGMITFSKAIGFPITLKEAGVTEKHIERMVNAAKDPQLKMKLENMPIPIRSEAGDVDRLIKPTLEAAYTGDFSLIPKVRV, from the coding sequence TTGAGTCAAAATGCTAGAAAAACTACTGAAAAACTTCTTTGGGAGTTTAAAGGTGAGGATTATTCGTTCGGTTATAATGCATTGGAAAGACTCAATAAATATATTAGCAGAATTGGGAGAAGGGTGGCGGTTATAAGCGGTAAAACTGGTAGAAGTACCGGAGTGGTTGATTTTGTTATAGACTCTCTTGAAAGATCTGGATATGAAGTTTTAGATGTCTTGGATGGAGCCCGTCAGAATACGCCGAAAGAAGATGTTTATAGGCTTGCATATCAGCTCACCAAGTTAAGATGTAATGGCGTCATTACTATAGGGGGAGGCAGTGTTATTGATGGTGCTAAAGCAGCGCTAATTCTAGCACTTTATGGTGGCGTAATAGATGATTATTTTGGAACAGGATTAGTTTCATCTAAATCTGGCGGTGAAAAGATACCGCTAATAGCAATACAAACAGCTAGTAGCTCGGCATCACACTTAACTAAATACTCAAATGTAACGGACATCATAAATTGCCAGAAAAAACTAATAGTTGATGATTCAATTGTACCTAGGGCATCTATATTTCAATATGATATCACCAAAAGTATGCCTCCGGAACTGACAAAAGATGGGGCGCTTGATGGAGTATCCCATTGTTGGGAGGTTTGGATGGGAGCCGCTGGAAAAGCAAATTACGAAAAAATAAGTGAGGTAGCCTATACTGGAATAAAGCTCATAATTGAGGCTCTTCCAAGAGCGCTCAGGAATGGTGAAGATCTCGATGCAAGATATGCTCTTGGGCTTGGAACAGACTTAGGCGGATACTCTATAATGCTAGGTGGAACTAACGGTCCGCACCTCGGCAGCTTCTCACTTGTTGATGTACTTACACATGGAAGGGCATGTGCTATTTTAAACCCTTATTATACTATTTTATTCTCGCCCGTAATTCAGGATCAGCTTAAAAAGATTGTCAAGATATATGCGAAGAACGGCTACGTTGATTCAGATAAGACAAAATTAAAAGGGAGGGAGCTTGCCGAAGCCGTTGCTGAAGGAATGATAACATTCTCTAAAGCAATAGGGTTTCCAATAACATTAAAGGAGGCTGGAGTAACAGAAAAACATATTGAACGCATGGTAAACGCTGCTAAAGATCCGCAATTAAAGATGAAGCTGGAAAATATGCCAATACCCATAAGATCTGAAGCTGGAGATGTTGATAGACTAATTAAGCCAACTTTAGAAGCTGCTTATACAGGAGATTTTAGTTTAATCCCTAAAGTTAGGGTTTAA
- a CDS encoding DegT/DnrJ/EryC1/StrS family aminotransferase, whose product MAKLALNGGEPVRKKPFPKWPIFDEREMKALKEVLESGFWGIGGSRKSEFEEKFAAYQHAKYGVAVTSGTAALEISLRSLGIGCGDEVIVPSYTFMATPLTVLYVNAIPVFADIDPETYTIDPKSVESVISDKTKAIMPVHIGGRPADMDALLSIARKNNLYIIEDACQAWGAEWKGRRVGAIGNMGAFSFQSSKNITSGEGGIIVTNDESLYIMAWALHNCGRLPQEAPHEHYLPGANYRMTEFQAAILLAQMERIDEQINKRMENARYLNGKFRKIDGVKPLKDDERVTRHAYHLYIFKIKPEAFGRVSKAVIAKALQAEGIPVSVGYSKPLYKESYLEYFKMCPLSCPYYAKQIDYSSIKMPVTERACYYEGLWLPHYVLLGTKEDMEDIVAALEKIRENIEELKHKC is encoded by the coding sequence TTGGCTAAGCTTGCTCTGAATGGAGGGGAACCCGTCAGAAAGAAACCTTTCCCAAAGTGGCCTATATTTGATGAGAGGGAGATGAAGGCTCTAAAAGAAGTTTTAGAGAGTGGTTTTTGGGGTATAGGCGGCTCAAGAAAAAGTGAGTTTGAAGAAAAATTTGCAGCTTATCAGCATGCCAAGTATGGGGTTGCAGTTACAAGTGGAACCGCAGCTTTAGAAATATCATTAAGGTCTCTTGGAATAGGATGCGGTGATGAAGTTATAGTTCCTTCATATACCTTTATGGCTACGCCCTTAACGGTCCTATATGTAAACGCTATTCCAGTATTCGCCGATATAGACCCGGAAACATATACTATTGACCCTAAAAGTGTTGAATCGGTAATATCAGATAAAACTAAAGCTATTATGCCAGTTCATATTGGTGGCAGACCCGCAGACATGGATGCATTATTGTCTATAGCAAGAAAAAATAACCTATATATTATTGAAGATGCATGTCAAGCCTGGGGCGCGGAATGGAAGGGTAGAAGGGTTGGCGCAATAGGTAATATGGGAGCATTTAGTTTTCAATCAAGCAAAAACATTACTAGCGGCGAAGGTGGAATAATAGTCACAAACGACGAGAGTTTATATATTATGGCATGGGCTCTACATAATTGTGGCAGGTTACCACAAGAGGCACCACATGAGCATTACCTTCCTGGAGCAAATTACCGCATGACGGAGTTTCAAGCCGCGATATTATTGGCTCAAATGGAGAGAATTGATGAGCAAATTAATAAGCGAATGGAAAATGCCCGCTACTTAAATGGTAAGTTCCGGAAAATAGACGGTGTAAAGCCGCTTAAAGATGATGAAAGAGTAACAAGACATGCATACCACCTATACATATTCAAAATTAAGCCGGAAGCTTTCGGCAGGGTATCTAAGGCAGTTATTGCCAAAGCCCTGCAAGCTGAGGGCATACCTGTAAGCGTGGGATATTCTAAGCCGCTCTATAAAGAATCTTACCTAGAATATTTTAAGATGTGTCCGCTCTCATGTCCATACTATGCTAAACAAATCGATTACTCCAGCATTAAAATGCCAGTGACCGAGAGAGCATGCTATTATGAGGGTTTATGGCTTCCACACTACGTTCTTCTAGGAACAAAAGAGGATATGGAGGATATAGTGGCTGCATTAGAGAAGATAAGGGAGAACATAGAGGAACTTAAGCATAAATGCTAA
- the gyaR gene encoding glyoxylate reductase, protein MNKPKVYITREIPESGLKMIMERFEAEVWPDYGPPPKKVIIEKAKDVDALVTLLSDKIDSEVFDAAPKLKIIAQMAVGYDNIDIEEATRRGVYVTNTPGVLTETTADFTWALLMAIARRVVEADKYVREGKWKVGWHPKMLLGKDIYGATLGIIGAGRIGSAVARRAKCFNMKILYYDIAPNPQMEKETGAKFVDLDTLLRESDFISIHVPLTKETYHLIDAEKLKLIKKTAYLINTARGAIIDEKALYEALKEGRLAGAALDVFDKEPISVDNPLLTLDNVILTPHIASASYETRSKMAEVVAENLIAFFEGKIPPNLVNPEVMKIKPLPTL, encoded by the coding sequence ATGAATAAACCTAAAGTTTATATTACCCGTGAAATCCCTGAAAGCGGATTAAAGATGATTATGGAGCGTTTTGAAGCTGAAGTTTGGCCTGATTACGGTCCACCACCAAAAAAGGTTATAATTGAGAAGGCTAAGGATGTTGACGCCTTGGTAACACTTTTGTCCGATAAAATTGATTCAGAAGTTTTTGATGCCGCACCTAAACTGAAGATAATTGCTCAAATGGCTGTTGGCTACGATAATATAGATATTGAGGAGGCCACTAGAAGAGGCGTATATGTAACTAATACTCCCGGAGTTCTAACTGAAACAACCGCTGATTTCACATGGGCTCTCCTAATGGCTATTGCCAGACGAGTTGTTGAGGCAGACAAATATGTGCGAGAGGGAAAATGGAAGGTTGGTTGGCATCCGAAAATGCTACTTGGTAAGGATATTTATGGAGCAACTTTAGGTATAATAGGGGCTGGAAGAATAGGCTCGGCTGTTGCTAGGAGAGCCAAATGCTTTAACATGAAGATACTTTATTACGATATTGCTCCAAACCCACAAATGGAAAAAGAAACTGGCGCAAAATTCGTTGATTTAGACACTTTATTAAGAGAATCAGATTTTATAAGCATCCATGTTCCCCTAACTAAAGAAACCTATCATCTGATAGATGCCGAGAAACTGAAACTTATCAAGAAGACAGCTTACTTAATAAATACTGCTAGAGGAGCAATAATCGATGAAAAAGCTCTTTATGAGGCGCTTAAAGAGGGAAGACTTGCTGGAGCCGCATTAGACGTTTTCGACAAGGAGCCTATATCAGTGGATAATCCATTACTAACACTCGATAATGTGATTTTAACACCGCATATTGCAAGCGCTAGCTATGAAACACGTTCAAAAATGGCTGAGGTAGTCGCTGAAAATTTGATAGCATTTTTTGAGGGAAAGATACCGCCGAACCTAGTAAATCCAGAAGTAATGAAGATTAAACCGCTCCCAACTCTATAA